In one window of Roseofilum reptotaenium CS-1145 DNA:
- a CDS encoding GNAT family N-acetyltransferase translates to MIRDLARDDRERVVYLARELGMFDAEGLDLIDQTLSTHFQGESNQLWLVSEGTEFEGVIYCIPEPMTQGTWNVQMLLVSPDSHGQGHGQALMNAVIDALKEKGQRLLIVETSSLSEFQRARDFYQKCGFTEEGRIMDFYKSGDDKVVFSKSLSC, encoded by the coding sequence ATGATACGAGATCTTGCAAGAGATGATAGAGAACGAGTCGTCTACCTTGCCAGGGAATTGGGGATGTTTGATGCTGAGGGTTTGGATCTGATTGATCAGACCCTATCTACACATTTCCAAGGGGAAAGCAACCAGTTATGGTTAGTTTCAGAGGGTACAGAATTCGAGGGAGTTATTTATTGTATACCGGAGCCAATGACCCAAGGCACTTGGAATGTACAAATGTTGTTAGTCAGTCCAGACTCCCATGGGCAAGGTCACGGTCAAGCTTTGATGAATGCAGTTATAGACGCACTCAAAGAGAAAGGGCAAAGGTTGCTTATTGTAGAAACATCGAGCCTCAGTGAATTTCAAAGAGCTAGAGACTTCTATCAAAAGTGTGGGTTTACAGAGGAAGGTAGAATTATGGATTTCTACAAGTCTGGAGATGATAAAGTTGTTTTTTCAAAGAGCCTGAGTTGCTGA
- a CDS encoding ArsR/SmtB family transcription factor, with product MPQSKSNDICQVRCVNVDLVYQANQALPSNDVLEEAQILFSALADRSRLKILYTLSSEEELCVCDVAALLDIKIATASHHLRKLRDLKILKYRNEGKLAYYSLKDERVAEILRHALSQLIE from the coding sequence GTGCCCCAGTCAAAGTCAAACGATATCTGCCAAGTCCGTTGCGTCAACGTTGATTTGGTTTATCAAGCGAATCAAGCCCTGCCAAGCAATGATGTGCTGGAAGAAGCCCAAATTTTGTTTAGTGCCCTAGCCGATCGCTCGCGCTTGAAAATTTTGTATACACTCAGCAGTGAGGAAGAATTGTGCGTTTGTGATGTGGCGGCGCTACTGGATATCAAGATAGCCACTGCTTCTCACCACTTGCGAAAGCTGCGCGATCTGAAGATTCTGAAGTATCGAAATGAAGGCAAACTCGCTTATTACTCTTTGAAGGATGAGCGCGTGGCCGAGATTCTTCGTCATGCCTTGAGTCAGCTCATCGAGTAA
- a CDS encoding DUF2949 domain-containing protein yields MFTPTTTLQPLIQFLQRDLELPATSIRLALRHHDSSPSLLPMTLWQYGLITLEQLDKIYDWLFSQA; encoded by the coding sequence ATGTTTACTCCCACTACCACCCTCCAACCCCTTATCCAATTCTTGCAACGCGACCTAGAACTGCCAGCAACCTCAATTCGCTTGGCGTTGCGCCATCATGATAGTAGCCCCAGCTTATTGCCAATGACCCTATGGCAATATGGATTGATTACCTTAGAGCAACTCGATAAAATCTATGATTGGCTCTTTTCACAAGCCTAA
- a CDS encoding cation transporter has product MGDHCCQAKATELLKLKQRQAKVLWIVLLINAVMFAIEFGVGIRADSLSLTGDSLDMLGDALVYASSLYVINKSLKAQAGAAFLKGIIMFLFAIGVFAKASYQLFIGASPEASIMGIIGVLALLANLLCLLLLTRHRQDNLNMSSVWLCSRNDIIANVAVLVAAALVALTHSIVPDLAVGVLLTVVFAKSAGKVLSQSWQEMQQA; this is encoded by the coding sequence ATGGGAGATCACTGCTGTCAAGCTAAGGCGACTGAGCTGTTGAAGCTAAAGCAACGACAGGCCAAGGTGCTTTGGATTGTTCTACTGATTAATGCTGTGATGTTTGCGATCGAGTTTGGGGTGGGGATTCGAGCTGATTCTTTGTCGCTAACTGGGGACTCGCTCGATATGTTGGGAGATGCATTGGTTTATGCCAGCAGCTTGTATGTCATCAACAAGAGTCTTAAAGCTCAAGCTGGAGCTGCCTTCCTCAAGGGAATCATCATGTTTTTATTTGCGATTGGAGTTTTCGCAAAAGCCAGTTATCAACTCTTTATAGGTGCTAGTCCTGAAGCGTCGATAATGGGCATCATTGGGGTTTTGGCGTTACTGGCCAATTTGCTGTGTCTGTTGCTGCTAACGCGCCATCGGCAAGACAATCTCAACATGTCTTCTGTTTGGTTGTGTTCGCGCAATGACATCATTGCCAATGTCGCGGTTCTAGTTGCGGCGGCGTTGGTTGCTCTAACCCATTCCATCGTGCCAGATTTAGCAGTGGGTGTGCTACTCACGGTTGTCTTTGCCAAGTCAGCCGGGAAGGTGTTGTCGCAATCTTGGCAGGAAATGCAACAGGCATAG
- the pstB gene encoding phosphate ABC transporter ATP-binding protein PstB → MVDYTPEKFRKSNSSTSGEPEANQVSFKAEVENLNFYYGSVHALKGISLHVPEKKVTAIIGPSGCGKTTLLRCFNRMHDLYPGNRYEGVIKLDSVNILGRNIDPIEVRMRVGMVFQKPNPFPKSVYENVAYGLRVRGIRKRSTLDEKVEEALQGAALLDEVKDRLHDSAYNLSGGQQQRLCIARALVTNPEIILFDEPTSALDPIATDSVEALMSQLKTQVTILIVTHSMQQAARFSDYTAFMYLGEMMEFGKTEEIFSQPKNKQTADYISGRIG, encoded by the coding sequence ATGGTAGATTACACACCAGAAAAGTTTCGTAAATCCAACTCCTCTACTTCTGGAGAGCCAGAAGCGAATCAGGTGAGCTTCAAAGCAGAAGTAGAAAACCTCAATTTTTATTATGGCTCTGTCCATGCTCTTAAAGGGATTAGTTTACACGTTCCTGAAAAGAAAGTTACTGCAATTATCGGCCCCTCTGGATGTGGGAAAACAACCTTGTTACGTTGTTTCAATCGAATGCACGATTTGTATCCAGGCAATCGTTATGAGGGAGTGATTAAGCTAGATAGCGTGAATATTTTAGGACGCAATATCGATCCCATTGAAGTCAGAATGCGGGTGGGTATGGTATTTCAAAAACCGAATCCATTCCCGAAGTCTGTTTATGAGAATGTGGCGTATGGGCTGCGAGTACGCGGTATTCGCAAGCGGAGTACTTTGGATGAAAAGGTTGAAGAGGCTCTGCAAGGGGCAGCTCTTTTAGATGAAGTGAAAGATCGTCTTCATGATTCTGCTTATAATCTTTCGGGAGGACAACAACAACGATTGTGTATTGCTCGTGCGTTGGTCACTAATCCGGAGATTATTTTGTTTGATGAACCGACTTCGGCGTTAGATCCGATCGCCACAGATAGTGTAGAAGCACTGATGAGCCAATTGAAAACTCAAGTAACGATTTTGATTGTGACTCACAGTATGCAGCAAGCGGCACGGTTTTCAGATTATACGGCGTTCATGTATTTGGGAGAAATGATGGAGTTTGGCAAAACTGAGGAAATTTTTTCTCAACCCAAGAATAAGCAGACAGCAGACTATATTAGTGGTCGAATTGGCTGA
- a CDS encoding MFS transporter gives MFKIPRFLNCLKNPLFTRLYLAQTINLVGDAFTWLGLALLAFELVGEKSGLILSIALTLRVIVFVVLAPLAGVIADQLDRKRIMVVTHFARMAIVCAFPFVTEAWQIYSIVLGLNIFGAFFTPTYTATIPLVATEKQYPKAIALSSATYQLLGVLGPGLAGSAAAFVGIQSVFFLDGITFMIAGLLILILPGQLMVNPSQKKKKTVSRTLQDISTGTTCLWQDTLIRHSLLMQFVVAISGAAILVNTVGYVQGILGLGKLEYGWVMTAFGIGATLTSISLGTFPQKIKKTALTTVGAILITLALLPANFVGLAGLLIFWLIAGVGQTLVNVPTQTLIADRVAIEVQGRVYGAHFAWSHLWWFFSYPLVGWIENHWANTNFLGSSLIGAMVFGLVYFKFQPRQQSDWNQGQWHEHQHNHDEYHQHDHSSNRVASKDAHTHIHFHNAASNFT, from the coding sequence ATGTTCAAAATCCCTCGATTCCTAAACTGCTTAAAAAATCCCCTTTTTACCCGCCTTTATTTAGCCCAAACTATTAATTTAGTAGGGGATGCATTCACCTGGTTAGGATTAGCCTTATTAGCATTTGAATTAGTCGGAGAAAAATCTGGATTGATATTATCAATCGCTCTCACTTTACGAGTCATAGTCTTTGTCGTCCTCGCTCCCCTTGCCGGAGTAATCGCCGATCAACTAGACCGTAAAAGAATCATGGTAGTTACCCATTTTGCACGAATGGCCATCGTATGTGCATTTCCGTTTGTCACCGAAGCTTGGCAAATTTATAGTATTGTTTTAGGTCTTAATATTTTTGGAGCCTTTTTTACCCCCACTTATACTGCAACCATTCCCCTAGTAGCAACCGAGAAACAATATCCTAAAGCGATCGCCCTATCTAGTGCTACCTATCAATTATTAGGGGTCTTGGGGCCAGGTTTAGCTGGTAGCGCTGCTGCCTTTGTCGGAATCCAATCCGTATTTTTCTTAGATGGGATAACATTTATGATTGCTGGTCTTCTGATTCTAATATTACCAGGGCAATTAATGGTGAATCCAAGTCAAAAGAAGAAGAAAACAGTCAGCAGAACACTACAGGATATAAGTACAGGAACCACGTGTTTATGGCAAGATACTCTCATTCGCCATAGTCTACTCATGCAATTTGTGGTCGCGATCTCAGGGGCAGCAATTCTTGTCAATACTGTGGGTTATGTCCAAGGGATACTGGGATTAGGAAAATTAGAATATGGTTGGGTCATGACTGCCTTTGGCATTGGTGCAACCTTAACATCTATCAGCTTAGGAACCTTTCCACAAAAGATAAAAAAGACAGCATTAACCACAGTCGGAGCTATTTTAATTACCCTAGCTTTGTTACCCGCAAATTTTGTCGGTTTAGCCGGTTTATTAATCTTCTGGTTGATAGCAGGAGTCGGACAAACCCTCGTCAATGTGCCAACCCAGACATTAATTGCAGATCGAGTCGCAATTGAAGTGCAAGGGAGAGTTTATGGGGCACATTTTGCCTGGAGTCATCTTTGGTGGTTTTTTTCGTATCCTTTAGTAGGATGGATAGAGAATCATTGGGCTAATACTAATTTTTTGGGCAGTAGTCTCATTGGAGCTATGGTTTTTGGATTAGTTTATTTCAAGTTTCAACCCAGACAGCAATCTGATTGGAATCAGGGACAATGGCATGAACATCAACATAATCATGATGAATATCATCAACACGATCATTCTTCAAATCGAGTAGCTAGTAAAGACGCACATACTCATATACATTTCCATAATGCCGCAAGCAATTTCACTTAG
- a CDS encoding alpha/beta fold hydrolase, which yields MISLTSIGVRHQSYKWLYQGRSHTIAYETLGQGPSVLLLPAFSTVSSRTELAGIAQILAPHFQVITLDWLGFGESDRPRVHYGRSLYQQLLQDFVQEYCPHPLAIVAAGHGAGYAMQLAQHQPSHCSKLLLVAPTWKGPLRAMGAPIAVASGVRTLVRSPLLGQALYALNTHPAFLKWMYQRHVYVDPDKLTPEFMTVKHQITQQPGARFAPAAFVTGGLDPMSDREEWLRVGRSLSLPVELIIPEQSPPKSNAEMEVLAKLPQIQQHRVPGTLGVYEEYAVDVGHIALAFLQN from the coding sequence ATGATTTCTCTGACCTCGATCGGCGTTCGACACCAGTCCTATAAGTGGCTCTACCAAGGGCGATCGCACACCATTGCCTATGAAACCCTCGGACAAGGGCCTTCTGTGTTGTTATTGCCCGCCTTTAGCACCGTTTCCAGTCGCACCGAACTCGCAGGGATTGCCCAAATTCTTGCCCCGCACTTTCAAGTCATTACTTTAGATTGGTTGGGGTTTGGAGAGTCCGATCGCCCCCGAGTCCACTATGGCCGATCGCTTTACCAGCAGTTGCTTCAAGATTTTGTGCAAGAGTATTGCCCCCACCCCCTAGCTATCGTCGCTGCTGGCCATGGAGCAGGGTATGCCATGCAACTTGCCCAACACCAGCCCAGCCATTGCTCTAAGCTGCTGCTCGTTGCACCCACCTGGAAAGGCCCATTGCGAGCGATGGGGGCACCGATTGCTGTGGCCAGTGGAGTTAGAACTTTGGTGCGATCGCCCCTGTTGGGACAAGCACTCTATGCCCTCAACACTCACCCCGCGTTTTTGAAGTGGATGTATCAGCGTCATGTGTATGTTGATCCCGATAAACTTACGCCAGAGTTTATGACGGTCAAACATCAAATCACGCAGCAACCCGGTGCTAGATTTGCCCCCGCTGCTTTTGTTACCGGAGGACTCGACCCAATGAGCGATCGGGAGGAATGGCTGAGGGTAGGGCGATCGCTCTCCTTGCCTGTAGAACTGATTATCCCGGAGCAATCTCCCCCAAAATCTAACGCGGAGATGGAAGTCCTAGCAAAACTACCCCAAATTCAACAACACCGAGTTCCCGGTACTTTGGGAGTCTATGAAGAATACGCAGTTGATGTGGGCCATATCGCTCTGGCGTTTTTGCAAAACTAA
- the hemB gene encoding porphobilinogen synthase, which yields MSSLSTSSPPLQSIADTPEVAPENKTDPGNTASCPPVQRPRRLRRTDALRRMVRETILTVDDLIYPLFVMEGEGQQQEIPSMPGCFRYSLDLLLDEVKAAQELGIGAIALFPLIPHPQKDNFGTESYNPDGLVPRAIRAIKQTVPQMVVITDVALDPYSSEGHDGIVKDGQILNDETVAVLVKQALVQAEAGADFVAPSDMMDGRVGAIRQALDAEGWINVSILAYSAKYASAYYGPFRDALDSAPKFGDKKTYQMDAANAREALKEVDLDIAEGADIVMVKPALAYLDVINRMKKHTNLPVAAYNVSGEYAMIKAAGQQGWIDEQKVMLETLTSMKRAGANLILTYFAKAVALALRA from the coding sequence ATGTCATCCTTATCAACTTCGTCTCCACCGCTCCAATCCATAGCTGATACTCCTGAAGTTGCACCTGAAAATAAAACTGATCCAGGGAATACCGCTAGCTGCCCTCCAGTACAGCGTCCTCGTCGTCTGCGTCGTACTGATGCACTGCGACGAATGGTGCGCGAAACCATACTGACGGTAGATGACCTCATTTATCCGCTTTTCGTAATGGAAGGAGAAGGACAGCAGCAAGAAATTCCTTCGATGCCCGGTTGTTTCCGCTATTCTCTGGATTTGTTGTTGGACGAGGTGAAGGCGGCTCAGGAACTGGGGATTGGGGCGATCGCTCTCTTCCCACTCATTCCCCATCCCCAAAAAGACAATTTCGGCACTGAAAGCTACAATCCCGATGGCTTAGTGCCCCGTGCGATCCGCGCTATCAAGCAGACTGTTCCCCAAATGGTAGTAATCACCGATGTGGCGCTCGATCCCTACAGCAGTGAGGGGCACGACGGTATTGTCAAAGATGGGCAAATTCTCAACGATGAAACCGTTGCCGTGTTGGTAAAACAGGCGCTTGTCCAGGCAGAAGCTGGAGCCGATTTTGTTGCTCCTTCAGACATGATGGACGGGCGAGTGGGAGCTATTCGTCAAGCCCTGGATGCAGAAGGGTGGATCAACGTGAGTATTCTTGCTTATTCCGCTAAATATGCCTCGGCCTATTACGGACCGTTCCGCGATGCCCTGGATTCGGCTCCTAAGTTTGGCGACAAGAAGACCTATCAAATGGATGCAGCCAATGCCAGAGAAGCCCTCAAGGAAGTGGATTTGGACATTGCCGAAGGTGCAGACATAGTTATGGTCAAACCTGCTCTCGCCTATCTCGATGTGATTAATCGCATGAAAAAACACACCAATCTCCCCGTTGCCGCTTACAACGTCAGTGGGGAATACGCCATGATCAAAGCAGCAGGACAGCAGGGCTGGATTGATGAACAAAAGGTGATGTTAGAAACCCTCACTAGCATGAAACGGGCAGGTGCTAATCTCATTTTGACCTATTTTGCTAAAGCCGTTGCCCTAGCCTTGCGAGCTTAA
- a CDS encoding efflux RND transporter permease subunit, protein MLNSLLNTILKNSIAQRWLIVVSAILISIWGIFSISQMPLDVFPAFAPPQVDIQTEAPGLAPEEVESQITVPIESAVNGLPDVTTVRSSSKVGLSMVQVIFDQSADIYKSRQSVTERLQQIQGQFPENAHPPEISPLVSPLGTILQYAFTVNPQGQTSMMELRHWVEVTLTHQILSVPGVSQVTLYGGDERQEQVLVNPEKLRSLNVSLTEVTEAARKASSNAPGGFLIGGGQELLTRGIGQIQSIEDLQQSVVKVANGQPILLQDVATVQTGSALKRGDASFNGQPAVVMMINKQPDVDTPTVTQGVEKIIASLQSSFPADVEITRTFRQANFIDSAIQNVSGSLLQGIIIVSVIMLLFLMNWRTAMITLSAIPLSLLIGLLFMKAFGLGINTMTLGGLVVAIGSVVDDAIVDMENCYRGLRRNQAQENPKHPFEVVYQTSVEVRLAVIFSTVIIIVVFAPIFSLTGVEGRIFAPMGLAYLLSIAASTLVAMTLSPALCAILLAHQSVPQEGTFISRLAIRLYRPFLNLSLRLPKVILGLALFALVATITIVPSLGRVFLPEFQEKSMVNSMVLFPGVSLEMTNRAGMALYNSLQDNPLYEWVQVRAGRAPGDADGAGVSMAHVDIELSDLALNNREASVQELREEFLKLPGVAPNIGGFISHRMDEVLSGVRSAIAIKIFGPDLIELRQIGEQVRDAIAPIEGVVDLQLEPQLPIRQVQIHYERTAAADYGLQMADISEVVETALNGRIVAKVPENQQFINITVGLAESDRNNLDAIRAIAIFTPTGETITLGDVAQIDYGMGVNVVNREDVSRLIVVSANVAERDLGSVVGDIQATIRKTIPLPKGYFIQYGGQFEAEQNASNNLLVYSILAAIIISILMFFSVKSFPATLGIMINLPLALVGGIIAIILSGGVMSIASLIGFITLFGVSVRNGLLLVDNYNKKASQGMGLKEVIVKGSLDRVNAILMTALTSALGMLPLAIASGAGNEILQPLAIVVLGGLFTSTALTLLVIPALYAQFGKWLMPKYSPSTLKTWVSEHEKSLLERL, encoded by the coding sequence ATGCTGAATTCCCTTCTTAATACAATTCTCAAAAATTCCATTGCCCAACGCTGGCTCATTGTCGTCAGTGCCATTTTGATCAGCATCTGGGGCATTTTTAGCATTAGCCAAATGCCTTTAGATGTCTTTCCCGCTTTTGCTCCTCCCCAAGTCGATATTCAAACCGAAGCCCCAGGGCTTGCTCCCGAAGAAGTCGAATCTCAAATTACTGTACCCATTGAAAGTGCCGTCAATGGCTTACCCGATGTGACAACGGTCAGATCCTCTTCTAAAGTCGGATTATCGATGGTACAAGTCATCTTTGACCAAAGTGCCGATATTTACAAATCGCGCCAATCCGTCACTGAACGACTGCAACAAATCCAAGGTCAATTTCCTGAAAATGCCCATCCCCCAGAAATTTCGCCTTTAGTCTCCCCATTAGGCACGATTTTACAATACGCCTTCACCGTCAACCCTCAAGGACAAACCTCCATGATGGAGTTACGTCATTGGGTAGAAGTGACCCTCACTCATCAGATTCTTTCGGTTCCAGGAGTCTCCCAAGTGACTCTTTATGGAGGAGATGAACGGCAAGAACAAGTGTTAGTTAACCCAGAAAAACTCAGATCCCTGAATGTTTCTCTCACGGAAGTCACTGAAGCGGCTCGAAAAGCAAGTTCTAATGCACCAGGGGGTTTTCTGATTGGGGGGGGTCAAGAGCTATTAACTCGGGGTATCGGACAAATACAATCGATTGAAGATTTACAGCAGTCAGTAGTCAAAGTTGCAAACGGTCAACCCATCTTGCTTCAAGATGTGGCAACGGTTCAAACGGGTTCAGCTCTTAAGCGAGGGGATGCAAGTTTTAACGGGCAACCGGCGGTAGTAATGATGATTAATAAGCAGCCGGATGTGGATACACCTACGGTGACTCAAGGGGTAGAAAAGATAATTGCCTCTTTACAGTCAAGTTTTCCTGCTGATGTCGAAATTACCCGAACCTTTCGTCAAGCTAACTTTATTGATTCTGCCATTCAAAACGTTAGTGGTTCTCTGCTGCAAGGAATCATTATTGTTTCGGTGATTATGCTGCTGTTTTTGATGAATTGGCGTACAGCCATGATTACCCTCAGTGCCATTCCTCTATCCTTATTGATTGGTTTACTCTTCATGAAAGCTTTTGGTCTCGGCATTAATACCATGACCTTGGGCGGGTTAGTGGTTGCTATTGGCTCTGTGGTGGATGATGCGATCGTGGATATGGAAAACTGTTATCGCGGACTGCGCCGTAACCAAGCACAAGAGAATCCAAAACATCCCTTTGAAGTGGTCTATCAAACTTCCGTTGAAGTTAGATTAGCGGTCATTTTTTCCACGGTAATTATTATTGTGGTCTTTGCGCCCATTTTTAGTTTGACTGGGGTAGAAGGTCGGATTTTTGCCCCCATGGGATTAGCTTATTTACTTTCTATTGCTGCCTCTACTCTGGTGGCAATGACCCTTTCTCCTGCTCTCTGTGCGATTTTGTTGGCACACCAAAGTGTACCCCAAGAAGGGACATTCATTTCTCGTTTGGCGATCCGTCTCTATCGTCCGTTTTTAAATCTATCCTTGAGATTGCCTAAAGTAATTCTGGGTTTGGCCCTATTCGCTTTAGTGGCCACAATTACTATTGTTCCCAGTTTGGGACGGGTATTTTTACCTGAGTTTCAGGAAAAATCTATGGTCAATTCGATGGTGTTGTTCCCTGGCGTATCTTTGGAGATGACCAACCGAGCAGGGATGGCTCTGTATAATTCGCTTCAGGACAATCCCCTGTATGAATGGGTACAGGTACGGGCGGGACGTGCCCCAGGAGATGCAGATGGAGCTGGAGTGAGTATGGCCCATGTAGATATTGAACTGAGCGATCTGGCTCTGAACAACAGGGAGGCGAGCGTACAAGAGTTACGGGAGGAGTTCTTAAAGTTACCTGGGGTCGCTCCCAATATTGGGGGTTTTATTTCGCACCGTATGGATGAAGTATTATCGGGAGTCAGAAGCGCGATCGCCATTAAAATCTTTGGCCCGGATTTGATTGAACTGCGTCAGATTGGTGAACAGGTGCGAGATGCGATCGCTCCCATCGAGGGAGTGGTAGATTTGCAACTCGAACCTCAGTTACCCATCCGACAAGTCCAAATCCATTATGAGCGCACAGCAGCCGCTGATTATGGATTGCAAATGGCAGATATTTCTGAGGTTGTAGAAACAGCACTCAATGGTCGAATTGTTGCAAAAGTGCCGGAAAATCAGCAATTCATTAATATTACCGTTGGTTTAGCTGAATCAGACCGCAATAATCTAGATGCCATTCGTGCTATTGCAATTTTTACCCCCACAGGAGAAACTATCACGCTAGGCGATGTCGCTCAAATTGATTATGGCATGGGAGTTAATGTCGTCAATCGAGAAGATGTGTCGCGCTTAATCGTTGTTTCTGCGAATGTCGCTGAACGGGACTTAGGTAGCGTGGTTGGTGATATTCAAGCCACGATTCGGAAAACCATACCATTACCTAAAGGCTACTTTATTCAATATGGCGGTCAGTTTGAAGCCGAACAAAATGCAAGCAATAATCTTTTGGTCTACAGCATCTTAGCCGCGATTATCATTTCCATTTTGATGTTTTTCTCGGTTAAATCTTTTCCTGCAACTCTCGGGATTATGATTAATTTACCCTTGGCTTTGGTGGGCGGAATTATTGCCATTATTTTGAGTGGTGGCGTAATGTCTATCGCCTCTCTGATTGGCTTTATTACCTTGTTTGGGGTGTCTGTTCGCAATGGCTTATTGCTGGTAGATAACTACAATAAGAAAGCATCTCAAGGCATGGGTTTGAAAGAGGTTATTGTTAAGGGGTCTTTAGACCGAGTGAACGCAATTTTAATGACAGCACTAACTTCAGCTTTGGGGATGTTGCCCTTGGCGATCGCCTCTGGAGCAGGAAATGAAATCCTCCAACCTTTGGCCATTGTGGTTCTAGGAGGATTGTTTACCTCTACAGCCTTAACGTTGTTGGTTATTCCAGCCCTCTATGCCCAATTTGGCAAATGGTTGATGCCTAAATATTCCCCATCTACCCTCAAGACTTGGGTGAGCGAGCATGAAAAATCACTTTTAGAACGGTTATAG
- the rppA gene encoding two-component system response regulator RppA — protein sequence MRILLVEDEEDLGLAIKQVLVSEKYVVDWVLDGLEAWYYLDSEWTDYTVAIIDWLLPKLSGLELCQRLREEKKTVPVLMLTALGEPENRIAGLDAGADDYLVKPFIMDELLARLRALQRRSPQFQPQTLILGHFSLDDGNTSLTVNVTEPPQTIPLTVKEFQIFAYLMKHPDRIISGSKIRNQLWDLDAEPMSNVVAAQMRLIRRKLASYNCVCPIETIRGQGYRFNSLLSGRN from the coding sequence ATGAGAATTTTATTAGTAGAAGATGAAGAAGATTTGGGACTGGCGATTAAGCAAGTTTTAGTCAGTGAAAAATATGTTGTCGATTGGGTCTTAGATGGTCTGGAAGCTTGGTATTATCTTGATAGTGAATGGACAGATTATACTGTGGCAATTATTGATTGGTTATTACCCAAGCTTTCAGGATTAGAATTATGTCAACGGCTAAGAGAGGAGAAAAAGACTGTACCAGTGCTGATGCTGACGGCTTTGGGGGAACCAGAAAACCGGATCGCGGGGTTAGATGCAGGGGCAGATGATTACCTGGTGAAACCATTTATCATGGACGAGTTACTGGCTAGGCTGCGGGCATTGCAGAGGCGATCGCCCCAATTCCAACCGCAGACCCTAATTTTAGGTCATTTCAGCCTCGATGATGGCAATACTTCCCTCACTGTGAACGTCACGGAACCCCCCCAAACCATTCCCTTGACGGTTAAAGAATTCCAGATTTTTGCTTACTTGATGAAACATCCCGATCGCATTATTTCAGGGAGCAAAATTCGCAATCAACTTTGGGATCTCGATGCCGAACCCATGAGTAATGTGGTCGCCGCACAAATGCGTTTAATCCGACGTAAATTAGCCAGTTATAACTGTGTTTGTCCTATTGAAACGATTCGAGGCCAAGGGTATCGCTTTAATTCTTTGTTATCGGGACGTAATTGA
- a CDS encoding transposase — HLWSPSYFAISCGGAPIEKIKQYIQQQGEKPPTAKLKGGA; from the coding sequence CATCTTTGGTCTCCGAGTTATTTTGCTATTTCTTGTGGAGGTGCGCCGATAGAAAAGATTAAGCAATACATTCAACAACAAGGAGAAAAGCCGCCCACAGCGAAGCTAAAGGGCGGGGCTTGA
- a CDS encoding efflux RND transporter periplasmic adaptor subunit, which yields MKSWSLISLLSLTLTLSTPNVVLSHVGHGDEFQATGGIERVQINPETDSLLGIVVTSIAAASDGSSAVMIPMTALVRADGKQLVFVKYGNFYEPVEVATGVTEGEFIEITEGLSIGEQLVIQGSLSLYAESRKTKTAEPETTAPTHAQADAQGIPHSHDSTGNMIQKSGQTTENQSGGLSWKAIATIVGGSLVLVSGTFVAMGNGSKKKEIFSNKN from the coding sequence ATGAAATCTTGGTCATTAATTAGTCTTCTGAGTCTTACCTTAACGCTGAGTACCCCTAACGTTGTGCTTTCCCATGTTGGTCATGGAGATGAGTTTCAAGCCACTGGGGGAATTGAACGAGTGCAAATCAACCCTGAAACTGATTCCCTGTTAGGAATTGTGGTTACCTCGATCGCCGCAGCATCAGATGGCAGTTCTGCTGTTATGATTCCCATGACAGCCTTAGTCAGAGCAGATGGCAAACAACTGGTGTTTGTCAAATACGGGAATTTTTATGAGCCTGTAGAAGTCGCAACAGGGGTAACCGAAGGTGAATTCATCGAAATTACTGAAGGATTATCCATTGGAGAGCAATTAGTGATTCAGGGAAGTTTATCCCTGTATGCTGAGTCTCGCAAAACCAAAACGGCTGAACCAGAGACAACCGCTCCAACCCACGCTCAAGCGGATGCTCAAGGCATTCCCCATAGTCACGATAGCACGGGTAATATGATTCAAAAGTCAGGACAAACCACAGAGAATCAATCGGGTGGCTTGTCCTGGAAGGCGATCGCCACAATTGTAGGTGGAAGCCTTGTATTAGTCAGTGGCACATTTGTGGCGATGGGCAATGGTAGCAAAAAGAAGGAAATTTTTTCTAATAAAAATTGA